In a genomic window of Bradyrhizobium ontarionense:
- a CDS encoding TAXI family TRAP transporter solute-binding subunit, which produces MRRILAVPAPLALAMLSAALFTPGSAALAQERTAAPLSLKPARAPEPRVPEPRVSERRTPEPRTPEPRGASDEAAIKTRMNQWTVGLAAGLPDGGFVRFASEMARTMDDGDNMRLIPMVTRGTTSNIADLLYLRGVDVAITYADAFDFYAKQAGLSNINDRIRYVLRFFISDVHIYARDEFKTLQDLKGQKIAVGTAGVAAAHTGPLIFRRLGIDIEPVPIGGPVALEKLHKREIAAMVYVASKPGEVFSGMKADPGFHFVPVPYTQQFSDFYYPTSIKAENYPALLAPDTAVETIAVPSVLAVYNWKPGSDRADRVNRFVDTLFTNLARLQQPPFHPGWKDLNLEAQVPGWQRYPYVDAVLERMKKEADVGLPPATTGSLSPQERFEAFLASQAKAPTSKAEKEELYRSFLEWSRKRQGK; this is translated from the coding sequence ATGCGCAGAATTCTTGCTGTTCCAGCGCCGCTGGCGCTGGCGATGCTTTCGGCTGCCTTGTTCACTCCCGGCAGCGCTGCGCTCGCGCAGGAGCGGACCGCGGCCCCTCTCTCCCTCAAGCCGGCGCGCGCGCCCGAACCGCGTGTGCCCGAGCCGCGTGTTTCCGAACGACGGACGCCCGAACCACGCACGCCCGAGCCCCGCGGCGCTTCGGACGAAGCGGCCATCAAGACCCGCATGAACCAATGGACCGTCGGCCTTGCCGCGGGCCTGCCCGACGGCGGCTTCGTGCGCTTTGCCAGCGAGATGGCGCGGACGATGGATGACGGCGACAACATGCGCCTGATTCCGATGGTCACGCGCGGCACGACGTCGAACATCGCCGACCTCTTGTATCTGCGCGGCGTCGACGTCGCGATCACCTATGCGGACGCCTTCGACTTCTACGCCAAGCAGGCCGGGCTCTCCAACATCAACGACCGCATCCGCTACGTGCTGCGCTTCTTCATCTCCGACGTGCACATCTATGCCCGCGACGAGTTCAAGACGCTACAGGATCTGAAGGGACAGAAGATCGCGGTCGGCACTGCAGGCGTCGCGGCGGCCCATACGGGCCCGCTGATCTTCCGCCGGCTCGGCATCGACATCGAGCCCGTCCCCATCGGCGGCCCGGTCGCACTGGAAAAACTGCACAAGCGCGAGATCGCCGCGATGGTCTACGTCGCATCAAAGCCCGGCGAAGTATTCAGCGGCATGAAGGCCGACCCCGGCTTTCACTTCGTGCCCGTGCCGTACACGCAGCAGTTCTCGGATTTCTACTATCCCACCAGCATCAAGGCCGAGAACTACCCGGCGCTGCTGGCGCCGGACACGGCGGTCGAGACGATCGCGGTCCCCTCCGTGCTGGCCGTGTACAATTGGAAGCCGGGCAGCGACCGCGCCGACCGCGTCAACCGCTTCGTCGACACGCTGTTCACCAACCTCGCGCGGCTGCAGCAGCCGCCGTTTCATCCGGGCTGGAAGGATCTCAACTTGGAGGCCCAGGTCCCGGGCTGGCAGCGCTACCCTTACGTCGACGCCGTGCTGGAGCGGATGAAGAAGGAGGCCGATGTCGGCCTGCCGCCGGCCACCACCGGCAGCCTCTCGCCGCAGGAGCGCTTCGAGGCGTTCCTGGCATCGCAGGCGAAGGCACCGACCTCGAAGGCCGAGAAGGAGGAGCTGTACCGCTCGTTCCTGGAATGGAGCCGGAAGCGACAGGGAAAATGA
- a CDS encoding cation transporter has product MPDIKTADDGCSNGDCCAPPPLTLPPKATAGGDGCCAGALDQSVSTYRRALWIVFAINALMFAIEIGAGLKAGSAALQADALDFLGDAANYAISLLVIGMSLRARAGAALVKGVSMGMLGTWVLAVTAWHAWHQTLPEAVTMGSVGIAALLANAASFAVLWRHRGGDANMHSAWICTRNDVLGNCAVLLAAAGVFGTSTGWPDLIVSTIMAGLGLQGALVVIRRASAEWGRAAWPAPVQGVR; this is encoded by the coding sequence ATGCCGGATATCAAGACCGCCGATGATGGCTGCAGCAACGGCGACTGCTGCGCACCACCGCCGCTGACATTGCCGCCGAAGGCCACGGCCGGCGGCGACGGCTGCTGTGCCGGCGCGCTCGATCAATCCGTCTCCACCTATCGGCGCGCGCTATGGATCGTCTTCGCCATCAATGCGCTGATGTTCGCGATCGAGATCGGCGCCGGACTGAAGGCCGGCTCGGCCGCGCTGCAGGCCGACGCGCTGGACTTCCTCGGCGACGCCGCGAACTATGCCATCAGCCTGCTGGTGATCGGCATGTCGCTGCGTGCGCGGGCCGGTGCAGCGCTCGTGAAGGGAGTTTCGATGGGGATGCTTGGGACCTGGGTGCTGGCCGTCACGGCCTGGCACGCCTGGCACCAGACATTGCCGGAGGCGGTCACGATGGGCTCGGTCGGGATCGCCGCGCTGCTCGCGAATGCGGCATCGTTCGCGGTGCTGTGGCGGCACCGCGGCGGCGATGCCAACATGCATTCGGCCTGGATCTGCACCCGTAACGATGTGCTTGGCAATTGCGCCGTGCTGCTGGCGGCGGCCGGCGTGTTCGGCACCAGCACCGGTTGGCCCGATTTGATCGTGTCGACCATCATGGCGGGCCTCGGTCTGCAGGGCGCCCTGGTCGTGATCCGGCGCGCATCCGCGGAGTGGGGGCGGGCCGCATGGCCCGCGCCAGTGCAGGGCGTGCGCTGA
- a CDS encoding glutathione S-transferase family protein: protein MLTVHHLGKSQSERIVWLCEELEIPYELKCYARDARTMLAPAEYKALHPIGSAPVITDGDLVLAESGAIVDYIIAKYGQGRLRHGPDDPAFAPFLYWFYFANGTLQPGMGRVMMLNRLHLPDDNAVLGMMRARLDRAFASVEARCGEADYLAGSTLTTADIMTVFSLTTMRYFLPYDLAPFPNIRAYLARVGARPAYRRAMAKGDPGMALLLD from the coding sequence ATGCTCACCGTCCATCACCTCGGCAAGTCCCAATCCGAACGCATCGTCTGGCTCTGCGAGGAGCTGGAGATTCCCTATGAGTTGAAGTGCTACGCGCGTGACGCCCGCACTATGCTGGCGCCGGCGGAGTACAAGGCGCTGCATCCGATCGGCTCGGCGCCGGTCATCACCGACGGCGATCTGGTGCTGGCGGAATCCGGCGCGATCGTCGACTACATCATCGCGAAGTACGGCCAGGGCCGGCTGCGGCACGGCCCCGATGATCCGGCCTTCGCGCCGTTCCTGTATTGGTTTTACTTCGCCAACGGCACCTTGCAGCCCGGCATGGGCCGGGTGATGATGCTGAACCGGCTGCATCTCCCGGACGACAATGCGGTGCTCGGCATGATGCGGGCGCGGCTCGACCGCGCGTTCGCATCCGTCGAGGCGCGCTGCGGCGAGGCCGACTACCTGGCCGGAAGCACGCTCACCACGGCCGACATCATGACGGTGTTCTCGCTGACCACGATGCGCTATTTCCTGCCCTATGATCTAGCGCCGTTCCCCAACATCCGCGCCTATCTGGCGCGCGTCGGTGCGCGGCCGGCCTACCGGCGCGCCATGGCCAAGGGCGACCCGGGCATGGCGCTGCTGTTGGACTGA